The Polaribacter sp. Q13 sequence CCAACACCTAATAATAAGGTAGCAATAATCAACAATAATGAAAGTTGTCTTTTATCATTTTTTAAAGCTCTTTGCGAAAAAAACAGTGTAATACTACTTGCTATAATTAGTGCTGTACTTATAAAAAATGCCTGAGGTAAATCAAAAGAAACCCAATCATCTCTCTTCATACTTATAACATAAGCACTTGTTAAGCCTGCAAAAAACATCACCATACTAATCATGGAAATCCATAACATAGGTTTGGCAGATTTTCTCTTAGCTATATTTAGTTCTTCTTGTAATGTTTGTTCTACTATCATGATTAATGTAAAAATTTATCTACTACGTATACAATTTGCACTACTGTAATATACAAAACGCTTGATAACATTAGTTTCCTTGCATCAATATCTTCTTGACTTTTGTGTAATTTAATACCAAAATATAACATATATAACCCTAACAACCCAACAATAATAGCCGTTATAGGATGAATATAGAATGCTCCAGATAATTTTAAAACAGGAGATATTGAAACTAATATTAATATTATTGTATAAAAAATAATCTGTTTTACTGCTCCTTTATTTTTTTGCCCCATTGGAAGCATATTAAACCCTGCTTTCATATACTCTTCATGCTGTAACCAACCAATAGCCCAAAAATGAGGAAATTGCCAGAAAAACTGAATCATAAACAAAAAACCGGCCTCCATACCAAATTGATTGGTAGCTGCTACCCAACCTAACATAAAAGGAATAGCACCTGGAATGGCACCTACAAAAACAGATAATGGTGTTACAGACTTTAAAGGCGTGTAAACACTTGTGTATAAAAATATAGAAACAGCACCAAACAAAGCTGTTTTAGCATTGATGCTATATAAAATAGAAAGGCCTAAAATTGTAAACAAAATTGCAACGGTAAGTGCAACATTAACAGACATTCTACCAGTTGGTAAAGGTCTATTTTGAGTACGTTTCATTATAAGATCTGTATCTTTTTCTATAATTTGATTAAATGCATTGGACGCGCCAACCATTAAAAAACCTCCTATAGCTAACAAAACCAACGTAAAATAATTAACAACATCTATAGCTAATAAATAACCAGCAACAGAAGAAAAGACTACACTTAAAGACAATCCAACTTTTGTTAGTTGTTTAAAGTCTGAAATTATAGCTTGCATATATATTTTATTATCTGTAATTACTGTTGATTCCATTTTATAAAAATAGTTTGCAAAGATATTTGATAATTATGACTTTACCACCATTTAAATAAGCTTTTAACTATAAATAAAAAAACCCACTCAATAAATTGAGTGGGAAAATTGCTATGAAAAAGAAAAAGTGTGATTTAATTAAAAACCACACTACAAATGTATATATAAATTTCCTATATTTTTCCCAAAAAAATACTAAAATTTAAAAATCGAAGTACCAATTAAACAAATCTGCCCTTACACCTACTGATAACCAAACATTTGAACCAGAAGGATAACTTGTTAAAACTGAATCTGAAGAGAAATCTCTATAGGATAAACCCGCAAATAGACTTGTATTAGTAGAAGGATTTATTAAATAATTGGCTTCAAAGTCTGCTATAAAAATATTGGCGGTATTACCTTGTGCTATTTCTACACCTGTATCTGATACTCTGTCATTATAAGATTGATAAATATCACCACCATAACTTATTGCCTGATCTTCTAAATCAAACCCTTTTTTACCTACAATAATTTTTGCACTACCACTCCACCTGTCTTTCTTGTATCTAGCAATTGCAATTGCTTCCCAAAAGTTTGCTCCCCATAAATGCCCAAGAGGCTGACTATAATTACCGTAATTTAATATTGGCGATTTATGTGCAAAAGTATAAGGCCTAGCACGATTATATTCTAACTGTAAAAATAAATTTTCTACTTTAAAGGCATCAAAATATTTTGCTCCTAATTGATATGCAAATTTATGTTTCCAATCACTCATGTCACTAAAATTTCCAACAGAAAATTCATCAATTACTAATTGAGAGTATAAGGAAATATTGTTATTTAATTTATACTTACCTGTTAAACCAACAATTGCATTTCCGGCATCTTCACCTCTATTAAACTCTAAAGATCTATAAAAAATTATAGGATTCATAAAGCCTGCATCCATTCCGTTTTCTCCTGCAGAAATTGCTGTCTCAAAAAAGCCTAAGTTTAATTTATCTGTTAAATTAATACTTAAATAATGAGCTGCTACGTATTTTCTAGCATGTTCATTTGGGTCTGATACTGAACTTAAAGAAGGTTCTGTATTCCACATCCAAATATTAGTGTATTGTATTTTCCAAAAATCTACCTTCATTTTTAGATACGTAGTTGGAGAAGAAACATCAGATAAAATAAAAGATCTATATCCGTCTCCAATAAAATTTTTACCATTACCAAATTGAAATTGCATGTACTTATTTGGTGTATAAGCTATGTAACCTTCTGCAACAGGATAATCATGAGCATCTTCTTTAAATCCTTTTGTTTTTCCTCTTCCAGGAACCAAACCTTCAGAATTTTTAGGTTTAAAATTTGCTGCAGGATTTGTTATAAAACTATTTACATACTCTGCAAATCTACCCTGACTTTCTGCATAGGTTGTAGAAAATGAGAAATTCTTTCCAATTTCTCCATTCACATTTACAATTCTAGAATTATTAAATGTATAATCTACATCAGAATTATCTTTCCCTATTTGAAGATCAAACAAGACATCTACCGTAAGCCAATAATCCTCCTTTTTTACTTGAATTAAATGCTCGTTCCAAACTTTTTTACCTAACCAAGTTTCTTTATTCGGTTTTAAAAACTTCTTTTTTTCCTTAGTTATGTCGTAATACGGCTTTATTTCATTGTAAGTATAAGGTTTAGAGGCCGTATGCGTTC is a genomic window containing:
- a CDS encoding cytochrome c oxidase subunit 3 produces the protein MIVEQTLQEELNIAKRKSAKPMLWISMISMVMFFAGLTSAYVISMKRDDWVSFDLPQAFFISTALIIASSITLFFSQRALKNDKRQLSLLLIIATLLLGVGFIWQQYVGFNQLKSVGLFFTGPESTVSTSFIIGITFMHVLHVLAGIIVLLVVIYNHFKYKYKSDNMLGFELGAIFWHFVDILWIYLFFFFYFIR
- the cyoE gene encoding heme o synthase; translation: MESTVITDNKIYMQAIISDFKQLTKVGLSLSVVFSSVAGYLLAIDVVNYFTLVLLAIGGFLMVGASNAFNQIIEKDTDLIMKRTQNRPLPTGRMSVNVALTVAILFTILGLSILYSINAKTALFGAVSIFLYTSVYTPLKSVTPLSVFVGAIPGAIPFMLGWVAATNQFGMEAGFLFMIQFFWQFPHFWAIGWLQHEEYMKAGFNMLPMGQKNKGAVKQIIFYTIILILVSISPVLKLSGAFYIHPITAIIVGLLGLYMLYFGIKLHKSQEDIDARKLMLSSVLYITVVQIVYVVDKFLH
- a CDS encoding gliding motility protein RemB, which encodes MIKKYVFLVLLFPSIYFAQEEKYPVFDACKDAEVQSLKDCFYAQTKELFFSEFKTPAIATEEGFTGTANTIFAVTKEGEFKLIYVNTPFDEIREEVKRAFKVFSKITPAWYNDHAIEMKFELPIQFPLTNDSIVENASKEIKKESLIDVVAKKKIADSTFLEHNSKLNIPFTHRSYVDYEFALHKAKGTHTASKPYTYNEIKPYYDITKEKKKFLKPNKETWLGKKVWNEHLIQVKKEDYWLTVDVLFDLQIGKDNSDVDYTFNNSRIVNVNGEIGKNFSFSTTYAESQGRFAEYVNSFITNPAANFKPKNSEGLVPGRGKTKGFKEDAHDYPVAEGYIAYTPNKYMQFQFGNGKNFIGDGYRSFILSDVSSPTTYLKMKVDFWKIQYTNIWMWNTEPSLSSVSDPNEHARKYVAAHYLSINLTDKLNLGFFETAISAGENGMDAGFMNPIIFYRSLEFNRGEDAGNAIVGLTGKYKLNNNISLYSQLVIDEFSVGNFSDMSDWKHKFAYQLGAKYFDAFKVENLFLQLEYNRARPYTFAHKSPILNYGNYSQPLGHLWGANFWEAIAIARYKKDRWSGSAKIIVGKKGFDLEDQAISYGGDIYQSYNDRVSDTGVEIAQGNTANIFIADFEANYLINPSTNTSLFAGLSYRDFSSDSVLTSYPSGSNVWLSVGVRADLFNWYFDF